In Desulfovibrio inopinatus DSM 10711, the following are encoded in one genomic region:
- a CDS encoding 2-oxoacid:ferredoxin oxidoreductase subunit beta yields MAKVTQLIHDYLRHNKKFPHLFCPGCGHGIALGSLIRSVHEKGLPKNDVVVVAGIGCSGRLAVYVDFNTVHTVHGRALTVATGIKMANPKLKVIVVMGDGDAISIGGNHLIHAARRNIGLTVIVLNNWIYGMTGGQCSSTTPEDDFTMTTPNGQLEGAFDIAELIGAAGGNFVSRSTAFHGTLLDSLLVTALGNPGFSLVEVLTPCFTQYGRKNKFKNVVDMYKWLKSTAMPIEAWREASEEKRAGRIPIGVFMDKQKPGLEERYAAMAERVKERLHETVK; encoded by the coding sequence ATGGCTAAAGTCACCCAGCTGATACATGACTATTTGAGGCACAATAAGAAATTTCCCCACCTGTTTTGTCCTGGGTGTGGACATGGTATTGCTTTGGGCTCGCTTATTCGGAGTGTGCATGAAAAAGGTCTTCCGAAAAATGACGTTGTGGTGGTGGCCGGGATCGGATGTTCCGGACGGCTGGCCGTATATGTGGATTTTAATACCGTCCATACGGTTCATGGACGGGCATTGACCGTGGCGACTGGAATTAAAATGGCGAATCCCAAGCTCAAGGTTATCGTGGTAATGGGCGATGGAGATGCTATTTCCATTGGTGGTAACCACCTCATCCATGCTGCACGTCGGAACATTGGTTTGACCGTCATCGTGCTGAACAACTGGATTTACGGTATGACCGGTGGGCAGTGTTCATCGACGACGCCGGAAGATGATTTCACCATGACGACACCCAACGGTCAGCTTGAAGGCGCGTTCGATATTGCCGAGTTGATCGGCGCAGCCGGAGGAAATTTTGTGTCACGAAGTACTGCGTTTCACGGCACGCTTTTAGACAGCTTGCTCGTGACAGCGTTAGGCAATCCGGGGTTTAGTCTCGTGGAAGTACTGACTCCCTGTTTTACACAGTATGGTCGTAAAAATAAATTCAAGAATGTCGTTGATATGTACAAATGGCTCAAGTCAACGGCCATGCCGATCGAGGCCTGGAGAGAGGCGTCTGAAGAAAAAAGGGCGGGCCGTATTCCGATAGGTGTTTTTATGGATAAGCAGAAACCGGGTTTAGAAGAACGCTATGCCGCGATGGCGGAACGTGTGAAGGAGAGGCTTCATGAAACCGTCAAATAA
- a CDS encoding amino acid ABC transporter permease: MHWDVVWNNMSYFLIGAYPNGPIGGLALSILLALAGVFGAFWLGLLIGLFRMSRNKLLKYTALVYIEIIRGTPILMMIFWFYFLAPILLGQTLPETQSALIALIIFTSAYIAEIVRAGVEALPKGQNEAARGTGLSHYQTMRYVILPQALFNMIPSFVNQFVSLTKDTSLAFIIGVNELTKVATQVNNRTMNAPFEIFITIAVLYFIVCYVLTELSRQLEKKINRYQARNR, from the coding sequence GTGCACTGGGATGTTGTTTGGAACAATATGAGCTATTTTCTGATCGGGGCCTATCCCAACGGCCCGATCGGTGGACTTGCGCTCTCCATTCTCCTCGCATTGGCGGGGGTCTTCGGAGCATTTTGGTTAGGCCTCCTCATCGGCCTGTTCCGCATGTCCAGAAACAAACTTCTGAAATATACGGCATTAGTATATATTGAGATCATTCGTGGAACGCCGATTCTCATGATGATTTTCTGGTTCTATTTTCTCGCTCCAATTCTGCTCGGTCAAACGTTACCGGAAACCCAAAGCGCACTGATTGCTCTCATTATCTTTACGAGTGCCTACATTGCTGAAATCGTCCGTGCCGGCGTTGAAGCGCTCCCTAAAGGACAAAACGAAGCCGCTCGTGGTACAGGTCTGAGCCATTACCAGACCATGCGATATGTTATCCTGCCTCAAGCGCTTTTCAATATGATCCCCTCGTTCGTAAACCAATTTGTCAGTCTGACCAAAGATACGTCACTGGCGTTTATTATTGGCGTCAACGAACTGACCAAAGTGGCAACGCAAGTCAATAACCGAACGATGAATGCACCTTTCGAAATTTTCATCACCATCGCCGTCCTCTACTTCATCGTCTGCTATGTCCTCACCGAACTGAGTCGACAACTCGAAAAGAAAATCAATCGTTACCAAGCTCGGAATCGATAG
- a CDS encoding 2-oxoacid:acceptor oxidoreductase family protein: MKPSNKLPFLKRFEIRLSGTGGQGVITLGKILGTGLALGHGYNVTQTQSYGPEARGGASRTDLVVSSLAISYPKTEKLDLLVALSQDACNAYYSDMKKGGVLLVDSGLVKQVPTSYYLGLPFTEMATTKLKLPQAMNTIVLGALSHLLPFAKANVMRQALTDALPAKIIEVNKKAFKMGITRAQKDLGPPPTIWEASEQTEDVTNIREVNIVSEV; this comes from the coding sequence ATGAAACCGTCAAATAAGCTTCCGTTTTTGAAACGTTTTGAGATTCGATTGTCCGGAACGGGCGGGCAAGGCGTCATCACGCTCGGGAAGATACTGGGGACCGGTCTAGCGCTTGGTCATGGGTATAACGTCACCCAAACCCAGAGCTATGGACCGGAAGCGCGTGGCGGAGCAAGTCGAACCGATCTGGTCGTGAGTTCTCTCGCGATAAGCTACCCCAAAACGGAAAAGCTCGATTTGCTCGTGGCCTTATCGCAAGATGCTTGTAACGCTTATTATTCTGATATGAAGAAAGGAGGCGTGCTGTTAGTGGATTCGGGCTTGGTCAAACAGGTACCGACCTCGTACTATTTGGGATTACCATTTACGGAAATGGCCACCACTAAACTTAAATTGCCTCAGGCGATGAATACAATTGTTCTCGGCGCGTTGTCGCATCTGCTGCCATTTGCCAAAGCAAATGTCATGCGCCAAGCATTAACGGACGCCCTGCCGGCCAAGATTATCGAAGTTAACAAAAAGGCCTTTAAAATGGGAATAACTCGCGCTCAAAAAGACCTCGGTCCCCCTCCGACAATATGGGAAGCAAGCGAACAAACAGAAGACGTCACGAATATTCGCGAAGTGAATATTGTTTCAGAAGTATGA
- a CDS encoding transposase, translating to MPRAPRLLLEDRPAVYHVMSRTALDGYPFDALDKDRLLAIIRAFAAVYFCEILGFALMGNHFHLLVRMTPAHLVSDENISQHFRDRYGDEMHLSPGKIESLRGKWTSLSEFMREVKQTFSRHYNTRHNRRGTLWGERFKSVLVEDGRTLINCLTYIDLNPVRAGLAKRPEDYRWCSLGYHLQTNNNNNLLSLDFGLVDWDISEPAERLTLYRQFLYETGAIPSSKGMSIRADRVERAQQAGYEYSRADRFMLRTRWFTDSGIIGSKAFVEKTAKRLGLPGAGHRSAKNVSELDMYSLKRLSEY from the coding sequence ATGCCACGCGCCCCACGTTTACTTCTCGAAGACCGCCCTGCGGTGTATCATGTCATGTCGCGTACCGCGTTAGATGGATATCCCTTCGATGCACTCGATAAAGACCGTCTTCTGGCAATCATTCGCGCTTTTGCTGCAGTATACTTCTGCGAGATTCTTGGATTCGCACTGATGGGAAATCATTTCCATCTTCTTGTGCGCATGACACCGGCGCATCTCGTGAGCGACGAGAATATCAGCCAACATTTTCGCGATCGCTATGGTGATGAAATGCACCTCAGTCCAGGCAAAATCGAATCTTTGCGCGGCAAATGGACTAGTTTGTCCGAGTTCATGCGCGAAGTGAAGCAAACATTCTCCAGACATTACAATACACGCCACAATCGACGAGGAACGCTGTGGGGAGAACGCTTCAAAAGCGTTCTGGTGGAAGACGGACGGACGTTGATCAACTGCTTGACGTATATTGATCTCAACCCCGTGCGGGCCGGTTTGGCCAAACGTCCCGAAGACTACCGATGGTGCTCTCTCGGCTATCACCTACAAACGAACAATAACAATAATTTACTCTCTCTCGACTTCGGCCTCGTTGATTGGGATATTTCCGAACCTGCAGAACGCCTCACACTGTATCGACAATTTCTGTATGAAACCGGCGCTATCCCTTCATCCAAAGGGATGTCGATACGAGCCGACCGAGTTGAACGCGCTCAACAAGCTGGATATGAATACTCACGTGCCGATCGGTTTATGCTTCGAACACGCTGGTTCACCGACTCCGGCATCATCGGTTCGAAAGCGTTTGTCGAAAAAACAGCTAAACGCCTCGGTCTCCCTGGTGCTGGACATCGTTCTGCCAAAAACGTCTCGGAACTTGATATGTACTCGCTCAAACGGTTGTCAGAATATTAG
- a CDS encoding 4Fe-4S dicluster domain-containing protein: protein MKKKGQTRVVIYPDWCKGCGICAAFCPVKAIELGPNGKARVVREDECINCGFCEMHCPDFAISIEPRDEEPAGATVLRETEAATNGERYE, encoded by the coding sequence ATGAAGAAAAAAGGTCAGACCAGAGTCGTTATTTATCCCGACTGGTGTAAGGGATGTGGTATTTGTGCAGCGTTCTGTCCAGTCAAAGCTATCGAACTCGGCCCCAACGGAAAGGCCAGGGTTGTTCGTGAGGACGAATGTATCAATTGTGGATTCTGTGAAATGCATTGCCCGGATTTTGCCATATCCATCGAACCCCGCGATGAAGAGCCCGCTGGAGCCACAGTTTTGCGTGAAACAGAGGCGGCAACCAATGGAGAACGGTATGAGTGA
- a CDS encoding amino acid ABC transporter permease encodes MNYQFNWSLVFSGEYGQWIIDGLIITLKISAISIVFSLVLGTMIAVMRLTKVKILKWIAVAYTEFFRNTPLLVQVFFWYFGSYTVLPDAVNKWLYEQDFEFAAGVIALTVYTSAFIAEEIRSGIFSIPKTQLEASRATGLTFLQAMRYVILPQAFRIIIPPMISQCLNLIKNSSLVMTIGVMDLTYMARQIESYTFHGFEAFTVVTCIYLMISLVVSFAITQYNKHVLSKIPMY; translated from the coding sequence TTGAATTATCAGTTTAATTGGTCACTCGTTTTCAGTGGTGAATACGGGCAATGGATTATTGACGGGCTGATTATCACCCTCAAAATCTCAGCCATATCCATTGTCTTCTCTCTCGTGCTTGGCACAATGATCGCGGTGATGCGTCTCACCAAAGTCAAAATACTGAAATGGATCGCTGTGGCGTATACGGAGTTTTTTCGCAACACGCCGCTCCTTGTCCAGGTTTTCTTTTGGTACTTCGGCTCATACACAGTATTACCCGACGCCGTGAACAAATGGCTCTATGAACAAGACTTCGAGTTCGCCGCTGGGGTCATTGCATTGACCGTCTATACGTCGGCCTTCATTGCCGAAGAAATCCGCTCGGGTATTTTTTCCATCCCCAAAACACAGCTCGAAGCCTCCCGCGCAACTGGCCTGACATTTCTCCAAGCCATGCGCTATGTCATATTGCCCCAAGCATTCCGTATTATCATACCACCCATGATATCCCAGTGTCTCAACCTCATTAAAAACTCATCACTCGTCATGACCATTGGCGTTATGGACCTGACCTACATGGCCAGACAAATCGAATCCTATACATTTCACGGATTCGAGGCATTCACGGTGGTAACGTGTATCTATCTCATGATTTCGCTTGTCGTCTCTTTTGCGATCACGCAATACAACAAGCATGTCCTCTCTAAAATTCCGATGTATTAA
- a CDS encoding DUF134 domain-containing protein, with amino-acid sequence MARLKKVRRIESTPNVTYFKPRGVPLTALCDLCLPLEGLEAMRLADLDNLTMEEAASRMGVSRHTFGRILTEARCVVTEALVEGYAIRIEGGHYQVDNAPYIPCNYPYPIHPAASRSRTCPHGSGPAVGGTESKMTKIAVTSEGPGLDDKVDPRFGRAAGFVIVDPETMMTEYVDNGASQARSSGAGIAAAEAVASAGAGVVLTGFVGPKAFSALSAAGLIVGQELDGGTVREAVDKYLAGQVEAAAAPNR; translated from the coding sequence ATGGCGCGATTGAAGAAGGTCAGACGCATAGAATCAACCCCAAACGTGACCTATTTCAAGCCACGGGGAGTTCCTCTCACCGCGTTGTGTGATTTGTGTTTGCCGCTCGAAGGACTTGAGGCGATGCGGCTTGCCGATCTCGACAACTTGACGATGGAGGAGGCGGCCTCTCGTATGGGCGTATCGCGACATACATTTGGTCGAATCCTGACGGAAGCGCGTTGTGTTGTTACGGAAGCTCTGGTGGAAGGATACGCTATTCGTATTGAAGGCGGTCACTACCAGGTGGACAATGCTCCTTACATACCATGCAATTACCCTTACCCCATCCACCCAGCCGCGAGTCGGTCCCGGACTTGTCCCCATGGGTCCGGGCCGGCCGTCGGTGGAACGGAGTCAAAAATGACCAAGATTGCTGTGACCAGTGAAGGCCCGGGCCTTGATGATAAAGTTGATCCTCGTTTTGGCCGGGCTGCCGGCTTTGTGATTGTCGATCCCGAAACCATGATGACGGAATATGTTGATAATGGGGCCAGCCAGGCCAGATCGAGTGGAGCCGGTATTGCTGCTGCCGAAGCGGTTGCTTCGGCTGGCGCCGGAGTCGTCTTGACGGGCTTTGTTGGACCGAAGGCGTTTTCCGCTTTGAGTGCCGCCGGTCTTATCGTCGGGCAGGAGCTTGATGGTGGCACTGTCCGTGAAGCCGTGGATAAGTATCTCGCAGGTCAGGTAGAAGCGGCCGCGGCCCCGAACCGTTAG
- a CDS encoding DUF134 domain-containing protein has protein sequence MGRRRKCRMVERMPQVGFYKPQGVPLTRLRGVSLPVEAFEAIRLVDDLGLSQEEAAERMDVSRPTLNRILAEGRTLVARALARGWAIRIEGGQYVLRDDASECDVSDRSSPTNDEDVDDGVKRCPPVRPGCCPRRSRRRREPGTQGGRDE, from the coding sequence TTGGGACGTCGACGGAAGTGTCGGATGGTAGAGCGAATGCCGCAGGTGGGTTTTTACAAGCCGCAGGGAGTGCCGCTGACGCGGTTGCGGGGAGTGAGCCTGCCTGTGGAGGCGTTCGAGGCGATACGGCTTGTTGACGATCTGGGACTGTCGCAGGAAGAGGCTGCCGAACGGATGGATGTGTCTCGTCCCACACTCAACCGTATTCTTGCCGAAGGGCGTACGCTTGTAGCCCGCGCACTGGCAAGAGGATGGGCAATTCGCATCGAAGGAGGGCAATATGTTCTCCGCGATGACGCCTCGGAATGCGATGTCTCGGATCGCTCAAGCCCCACGAACGATGAGGATGTTGACGATGGCGTCAAACGTTGTCCGCCGGTCCGGCCGGGATGTTGTCCCAGGCGGAGCCGAAGACGACGTGAACCTGGTACACAGGGAGGACGTGATGAATAA
- a CDS encoding 2-oxoacid:acceptor oxidoreductase subunit alpha has protein sequence MSETPTPRDKQAEVASVNTESTPSIEATDAKAVHDTSRTASSRKSSGNGRRRPPKKREVFIQGNEAVVEGALLAGCRFYAGYPITPSSEIMEGMAKRLPEIENGVFLQMEDEIAGIGACIGASLAGRKVMTATSGPGFSLMQELIGYACMIEAPLVIVNVMRGGPSTGLPTSPAQGDVQQARWGTHGDHPIIVLSAGSVAECLEMTLTAFNMAERFRTPVILLLDEVTAHTREKITLPTADDVEIVTRIVPSVPPEWYKPFEETVRGVPPMPAIGSGYRFHVTGLAHDNLGFPTQRPEEVEAGMLRLFRKIDQDYGTVQITETVSTDDADVAVVAYGSVARSAELAVAQAREAGVNAGLLKLKTLYPFPRKAVERLMRTAKTIIVPELNMGQISREVKRVNNGGARVRTINRIDGRLITPSQILKFLQ, from the coding sequence ATGAGTGAAACGCCGACCCCCCGTGATAAACAGGCAGAAGTCGCGTCCGTCAACACAGAATCGACGCCGTCGATTGAAGCGACAGACGCGAAGGCTGTTCACGATACATCACGTACTGCATCTTCTCGTAAATCATCTGGAAACGGGAGACGGCGTCCTCCCAAAAAACGAGAAGTGTTCATTCAGGGAAATGAGGCCGTGGTGGAAGGCGCGCTGCTCGCTGGCTGTCGATTTTATGCGGGGTATCCGATTACCCCCTCCTCAGAGATCATGGAGGGAATGGCCAAGCGTCTTCCTGAAATTGAAAACGGTGTTTTTTTACAGATGGAAGACGAGATAGCAGGCATTGGTGCATGCATTGGTGCGTCATTGGCCGGCCGTAAGGTCATGACGGCCACCTCGGGACCGGGATTTTCCCTGATGCAAGAACTTATCGGGTATGCCTGTATGATTGAAGCGCCGCTTGTGATTGTTAATGTGATGCGCGGAGGGCCAAGTACCGGACTTCCAACATCACCAGCGCAAGGCGATGTACAGCAAGCACGTTGGGGAACGCATGGCGATCATCCTATTATTGTTCTCTCGGCCGGGAGCGTTGCCGAATGCTTGGAGATGACGTTGACGGCGTTTAATATGGCCGAGCGATTTCGAACGCCCGTTATTTTGCTTCTCGACGAAGTGACAGCACATACGCGTGAGAAGATTACGCTGCCGACAGCGGATGATGTCGAGATTGTCACGCGTATTGTTCCATCGGTTCCACCTGAATGGTACAAGCCGTTTGAAGAAACTGTACGCGGTGTTCCGCCGATGCCAGCCATCGGATCGGGATATCGGTTCCATGTGACCGGTCTAGCGCATGATAACCTCGGATTCCCAACACAACGACCAGAAGAGGTCGAGGCTGGGATGTTGCGGCTCTTTCGGAAAATCGACCAGGATTATGGAACCGTGCAGATAACCGAAACGGTGAGTACAGACGACGCGGACGTCGCGGTGGTGGCCTATGGATCGGTCGCCCGATCGGCGGAACTTGCCGTGGCTCAGGCCCGCGAAGCCGGCGTGAACGCTGGGTTGCTCAAGCTGAAAACGTTGTATCCTTTTCCCCGAAAGGCCGTGGAACGACTTATGCGCACAGCCAAAACCATTATTGTTCCTGAGCTGAATATGGGACAGATTTCGCGCGAGGTGAAGCGAGTGAATAATGGGGGAGCCCGCGTTCGGACAATCAACCGTATCGACGGTCGGCTTATTACTCCGTCGCAAATCCTGAAGTTTTTACAATAA
- a CDS encoding ATP-binding protein → MREIVVLSGKGGAGKTSLSAAFAHLAEDAVVCDLDVDAPDLHILLDPKAEQTREFVSGNEALIDQTLCTACGQCLDICHFGAIKDDNGQMIIDPTRCEGCKSCVVLCPVQAIEFPEKHCGEWWISDTRFGPMVHARLFPGEENSGKLVTLLKNQARDLAEQRHAELIIADGAPGIGCPVISSLARADLAVLVTEPTPSGLHDLQRVAKLCLHFRITCGVVINKYDLSTEYEDRIEAYCREHGITVFGRLPHDPIFTQAMVQRKAVTEMVGQEADNTIGQDIRRIFERIVQFHKPQTATSSV, encoded by the coding sequence ATGCGTGAGATTGTCGTTCTCAGCGGAAAAGGCGGTGCCGGAAAAACAAGCCTGAGCGCAGCGTTTGCTCATTTGGCTGAAGATGCCGTTGTCTGCGATCTTGATGTAGATGCTCCGGACCTTCATATCTTGCTTGATCCAAAAGCTGAGCAAACCAGAGAGTTTGTTTCGGGGAATGAAGCTCTCATTGATCAAACGCTTTGCACGGCGTGTGGGCAATGCCTTGACATTTGCCATTTCGGAGCCATTAAAGACGATAATGGTCAAATGATCATCGACCCGACTCGATGCGAGGGGTGCAAATCATGTGTGGTCCTTTGCCCGGTTCAAGCTATCGAATTTCCGGAAAAGCATTGTGGGGAGTGGTGGATTTCCGACACACGGTTTGGACCGATGGTCCATGCACGATTGTTTCCCGGAGAGGAAAACTCAGGGAAGCTCGTGACGTTATTGAAAAATCAGGCACGGGATTTAGCTGAACAGCGTCATGCCGAGCTTATTATTGCCGATGGCGCACCTGGCATTGGGTGCCCGGTTATCAGCTCGTTGGCGCGTGCCGACTTGGCTGTGCTTGTCACGGAACCAACCCCGTCGGGACTGCATGACTTACAGCGGGTTGCCAAATTGTGTCTGCATTTTCGAATAACCTGCGGAGTTGTGATTAATAAATATGATCTCAGTACCGAATATGAAGATCGCATAGAAGCATATTGTCGTGAACATGGAATCACCGTGTTCGGTCGATTGCCTCATGATCCGATTTTTACTCAGGCCATGGTGCAGCGTAAGGCCGTCACCGAAATGGTCGGGCAGGAGGCAGACAATACTATCGGTCAGGACATACGCCGTATTTTCGAGCGCATTGTCCAATTTCATAAACCGCAAACCGCAACATCGTCGGTTTGA
- a CDS encoding 4Fe-4S binding protein produces MIIAIASGKGGTGKTTISSGLVATWPKPVVAVDLDVEEPNLHLFLHPEQDNVETVHLDVPVVDEARCTRCRACVELCQFKAIVILGDTPMVFAEMCHGCGGCFRVCPEGALSVGTRELGVIEYGHAGDITCLTGRLRIGEAMSPPLMRVVKERLTAVSRENQADVIIDAPPGVSCPAVAAVRDADAVVLVTEPTPFGAYDFSLALDAFLPLGKPLFAVINRAGLGDDEVYGICRERNVPILAEIENSRVVAEAYARGEIVSLAKTQLAPVFEQIRTGLIQAVSEKEPVHA; encoded by the coding sequence ATGATTATAGCTATTGCCAGCGGAAAAGGTGGGACCGGGAAAACGACGATTTCATCCGGGCTCGTTGCCACATGGCCAAAGCCTGTGGTGGCTGTCGACCTTGATGTTGAGGAACCCAATCTCCACCTTTTTCTTCATCCCGAGCAGGATAACGTTGAAACCGTCCATCTTGATGTGCCGGTTGTTGACGAAGCTCGTTGTACGCGCTGCCGCGCATGCGTTGAACTGTGCCAGTTTAAAGCGATAGTCATTTTAGGGGACACGCCTATGGTGTTCGCTGAAATGTGCCACGGTTGCGGCGGATGTTTTCGTGTGTGCCCTGAGGGAGCGTTATCTGTCGGGACTCGGGAACTCGGCGTCATCGAATATGGTCATGCCGGCGATATTACATGCCTTACGGGACGGTTACGAATCGGTGAAGCCATGAGTCCGCCATTGATGCGTGTCGTGAAAGAGCGTCTTACGGCGGTGAGTCGAGAGAACCAGGCGGATGTGATCATAGACGCCCCTCCGGGGGTAAGTTGTCCGGCAGTCGCCGCGGTTCGTGATGCTGACGCCGTCGTTCTTGTTACAGAGCCAACGCCATTTGGTGCGTATGATTTCAGCTTAGCCCTGGATGCCTTTTTGCCACTCGGTAAACCGCTTTTTGCTGTCATTAACCGGGCTGGACTCGGAGATGATGAAGTGTACGGGATTTGTCGCGAGCGCAATGTGCCTATTCTGGCTGAAATCGAAAATAGTCGTGTGGTTGCCGAAGCCTATGCGCGTGGTGAGATTGTTTCTCTGGCGAAGACGCAGCTGGCACCGGTTTTTGAACAGATTCGTACCGGACTGATTCAGGCCGTGTCTGAGAAGGAGCCGGTTCATGCGTGA
- a CDS encoding ABC transporter substrate-binding protein: MKKLALMLTMFCLILAMAIPALAGRLEEIEKRGTLICGVKDTVPQFGMVDEKTKQIVGFDVDMCKIIADKLGVKLELKPVTSATRIPMLAQGQVDLVAATMTHKKEREEQIDFSITYFNASQKLLVKKGSGIKSVADLKGKKVASVKGSTSEKNVKAAQPDCTVISFENYPEAFLALKQGKAVAATTDDVILAGLIGADDNPDEWEIVGEPISAEPYGLGVPENDSDFRDAVNVALMDAWESGAFQKAYDKWFGPKSKTPLPLTWTLELWP; encoded by the coding sequence ATGAAAAAACTGGCGCTGATGCTGACTATGTTCTGCCTTATCCTTGCCATGGCCATTCCTGCTCTGGCCGGCAGGCTCGAAGAAATCGAAAAACGAGGCACGCTCATTTGCGGCGTCAAAGACACGGTGCCCCAGTTCGGGATGGTCGATGAAAAGACCAAACAAATTGTCGGCTTTGATGTTGATATGTGCAAAATCATTGCGGACAAGCTTGGTGTAAAGCTTGAGCTCAAGCCCGTTACATCGGCGACCCGCATTCCCATGCTCGCACAAGGTCAAGTGGATCTCGTCGCCGCGACTATGACCCACAAAAAAGAACGCGAAGAACAAATCGACTTCTCCATCACCTACTTCAATGCTTCCCAGAAGCTGCTCGTCAAAAAAGGCTCCGGAATCAAAAGTGTTGCCGACCTGAAAGGCAAAAAAGTCGCTTCGGTCAAAGGTTCCACGTCGGAAAAGAACGTGAAAGCCGCCCAACCCGATTGCACGGTTATCTCGTTTGAAAACTATCCTGAAGCCTTCCTCGCTCTTAAGCAAGGCAAAGCGGTTGCCGCCACCACGGACGACGTCATTCTGGCCGGCCTCATCGGTGCCGATGACAATCCCGATGAATGGGAAATCGTTGGCGAACCCATTTCGGCCGAACCGTATGGCCTGGGTGTTCCCGAAAACGACTCCGATTTCCGTGACGCCGTCAACGTCGCGCTGATGGATGCCTGGGAATCCGGCGCATTCCAGAAGGCATACGACAAGTGGTTCGGTCCTAAATCCAAAACGCCGCTTCCGTTGACCTGGACGCTCGAACTCTGGCCGTAA
- a CDS encoding amino acid ABC transporter ATP-binding protein yields MAMIEFHNVNKWYGDFHVLKDINEEVEQGEVLVICGPSGSGKSTLIRCVNRLEEYQKGHILIEGVDLHSPTVDVNDLRSRIGIVFQQFNLYPHLTVRKNITLAPIKVKKENPKDVDARAMALLERVGIHDQADKYPAELSGGQQQRVAIARALAMQPKIMLFDEPTSALDPEMINEVLNVMKDLAREGMTMLCVTHEMGFAREVADRVIFMDYGQILEEGPPEEFFKNPKHERTQLFLKEIL; encoded by the coding sequence ATGGCCATGATCGAATTTCACAATGTGAACAAGTGGTACGGGGATTTTCATGTCCTCAAGGATATCAACGAAGAAGTCGAACAAGGTGAAGTCTTGGTCATATGCGGTCCGAGCGGTTCAGGAAAAAGCACCCTCATCCGGTGTGTCAACCGACTCGAAGAATACCAGAAAGGTCACATCCTTATTGAGGGTGTCGACCTGCACTCGCCCACCGTGGATGTCAACGACCTGCGTTCGCGCATTGGTATCGTTTTTCAGCAGTTCAATCTGTACCCACACCTCACTGTTCGCAAGAACATCACGCTGGCTCCCATCAAAGTTAAAAAGGAAAACCCCAAGGATGTGGACGCACGAGCCATGGCGTTGCTCGAACGAGTAGGTATCCATGACCAAGCCGACAAATATCCGGCCGAGTTGTCCGGCGGTCAGCAACAGCGTGTCGCGATTGCCCGTGCCCTGGCCATGCAGCCCAAGATCATGTTATTTGACGAACCGACATCTGCCCTTGACCCAGAAATGATCAACGAAGTGTTGAATGTCATGAAAGATCTGGCTCGGGAGGGCATGACCATGCTTTGCGTCACCCACGAAATGGGGTTTGCGCGCGAAGTCGCCGATCGCGTTATTTTTATGGACTACGGCCAAATTCTTGAAGAAGGCCCACCTGAAGAATTCTTCAAGAACCCCAAACACGAGCGGACGCAGCTTTTTCTCAAGGAAATCCTCTAG
- a CDS encoding NifB/NifX family molybdenum-iron cluster-binding protein yields the protein MDTITVAMPSKQPGGLEAPLDAHFGHCECYTLVDVANNEVVSVRTLENVPHEHGGCMGPVNHLAQNGVKLLIAGGMGMRPLMGFQEVGITVYYGANSQNVTEAVNALLSGSLIPFTVQNTCGGGDSCGGH from the coding sequence GTGGACACGATAACTGTTGCCATGCCGTCCAAACAACCGGGCGGTCTCGAAGCTCCTCTGGATGCCCACTTTGGGCACTGCGAGTGCTACACGCTGGTCGATGTGGCCAACAATGAAGTGGTTTCCGTTCGTACCCTTGAAAATGTCCCCCATGAACATGGTGGATGCATGGGACCGGTAAACCATCTTGCCCAAAACGGAGTCAAGCTGCTCATCGCTGGCGGCATGGGCATGCGTCCGCTTATGGGTTTTCAAGAAGTTGGTATTACGGTGTATTATGGTGCCAATAGCCAGAATGTGACCGAGGCTGTCAATGCGCTGCTGAGTGGCTCTCTTATTCCCTTTACCGTCCAGAACACCTGTGGCGGGGGAGATTCCTGCGGCGGACACTAA